Genomic DNA from Corallococcus silvisoli:
CGGGGAGCCCGCGCTCAGGCCCACCCTGCTCGGGACGCTGTCCCTGTTCAATGCACGGGGCGACAGCACGTACGTCGTGGCGCACGAGCTGCTCCGCTACGGGCAGATGGGCCGCATGCTGGTGTACCGGCTGGCGGACCTGACCGGCACCACGACCCCCACGCCGGTGAAGTCCTTCCTGCCCGTGGAGGAGATGACCCGCTGGGAGCGTCCCGTGGGCTTCGTCCTGATCCAGAACGACCTGCTGGTGGAGTGGGTCCGGCTCAACGGCGCCACCCGCTCCTACGTCGTGGAGCGGCACGCGTTGAGCGCCGGAGGCGTGTCGTCCCCGGTGGCCACCCTGGCCCTTCGCGAGAGCGAGGAGGTGGGGCTGAACATCTCGCCGTTCCTGCTCGCGGGCCGGGGACAGCACGCCGTGCTCCAGCCCTGGCGGCGCGTGGTGGCGCTGGAGGGCGCGGACGCGCTGGGCTTCCGGACGGGCCTCCATCACGGCTCCTTCGAGCGCGTGCAGGCGGCTCCGGATGGCTCCGTCCTGGCGGTGGGGCCCTTTGGTTCGCACCGCGTGGACCCACGCGCCCCGGACGGTCCCGCGCTCCTCGCTGGGGGCACCATGCTTCCGGCCGACACCCAGCGGCTGCGGGTGGCGCCCGCGCGGCCGGGCGCCCACGTCCGGGAGCTGATCACCCTGCCCGCGGCGGGCGCCAACGTGCACCAGGAGGCAGGCACCGCGGTGGTGAGCTGCCTGCGGACCTCCGCGGACGGGCTCCTGGAGCCGGACGGCCAGGTGCGCGTCGCCGGAGGGCCGGCCGTGCTGACCTCCGCGAAGGGGCAGCTCTTCCAGGCCGCGCCCATCACCGGGGGAGGCTTCACGCTGCGGCGCTTCTCGCTGGACCTGGCCTGCGCGGGGCAGGTCCTCGCGCCAGCCTCCGAGCAGGTCGTCACGGTGGAGCCAGCCTCGTCGCAGACGCGCAAGGGCTACGCGCTCGCGGTGGATGAGGCCCGCGCGGAGCTGCTGCTCGGAGAGATGCACTATGTCTCGCCGGACAAGCCCTCCCGCATCCCGCTGCTCTGGCGCTCCTGGGCGGACGGCGCCGGGGCCGCCACCGGCGAGCTGTCCGGGAGCACGGATCAATTCACGGCCATGGCGCTCGCGGCGGGCCGGGCGCTGGTCATCGAGAACGGCCGGGAGGTCTACGTGCTCGAGCGCGACGGCACCCGCATCGTGACCCGGGCCCACGTCAGCCTCGCGGAGCGGGCGGCGCCCGTGGATGTCTCCCGCATCCTCGCCTTCGACGGGGCGGTGGCCTACCTGGCCATCTCCACGGTCCCGGCCGGGGTGCTCGCGCTGCGCGCGGATGACCTCTCCGAGCTCGGGCGCTACCCGACGCCCAGCCCTGTCCGCTCGCTGGCCTTCTCGGCCCCGTGGCTCATCCTGGGCATGAACGAGGCGATGATGGTGGCCACCCCCACCTGCCCCGCCGCCCTCGTGCCGCGCGCCCGCTAGAGTCCGAAGAGTCCGAGCCAGCCCCCTGGCGAAGAAGGAACATGAAGCCCGACACCGCCGACCACAGGGCCCTGGCCCGCTGGGCCGCTGACTGCGCCGAGCACGTGCTCCCACTCTTCGAGCGGACGTTCCCGGAGGACCACCGCCCGCGGAGGGCCATCGAGGCCGCTCGGGCCTGGGAGCGGGGGGAGCTGGTGATGGGCGAAGCACGCGCCGCCGCCTTCGCCGCGCATGCCGCCGCCCGCGACGCCAGCGCCCACGCCGCCGCGTGTGCCGCGGCGCGCGCCGCGGGCCACGCCGCCGCCACCGCCCACGTCGCCTCGCACGCCCCCCACGCCGCCACCTACGCGGCCACCGCCGCGGCCCTCGGCCTGAGCGAAGCCCACGGCGCCGCCGAAGCCACCACCCGGGAGCGGGCCTGGCAACGCCAGCAGCTCCCGGAGCACCTCCAGTCCGTGGCCCTCCCCATCCGCGGCAACCCCTGAGCCCTCCACGCACGGCCGGGCACCCGCGTTGACAACCCAGGTCAAATCAGTATTTCAATTTTAAAATGAAAATCACGAAGACAAGGCTCGGCCTGATGCTGATGGCCACCGTCGCCTGTGGTGGAGAGGTGTCCGACGCGGACAGCGCCCCGGGGAGCGACGTCGGCTCCACCCGGCAGGCGGCGTTCTCCGGCGTGAACGGCACGGTGTGCGAGGAGAGCCCGTACAACTGCAAGCTGCGGCCCTCCGGTGGCAACCGCGTGCAGACCAACGATCCGGATGACGACGACTCCTGGGGCATCCAGACGGGAGCGCCCATCCGCGACGGCAACGGCACGGTGGTGGGCACGTCCACCCGGACCCGCTCCCTCTTCAATTACGGCCAGACGCGCACCTTCGCCGGGGAGTTGCATGCCTTCGCGACGTCGACGTCCAACTCGAGCGCGGGCTGGCTCCCCATGTCGGCCATCCAGGGCCTCACGTCCTTCGAGGAGAAGGTCGGGCACGTCTCCGCGCTGAGCTCGGGGCTGGCGAAGATGGCGTGCTACGCCGTGCGGAACTCGCACGACACGACGCTCGAAGCCAAGAAGGTGGTCTACGACACCACGTCGTCCAACGAGCGGGCGGGCGACTACCTCCCGCTCGTGAGGGCCAATGGCTTGCGCTCGGCCAACCTCACCTTCAACGTGCCGGGCTTCGGCCTGGGCGGCGTGGCGGTGGATCACTTCCCCGCGGGCACGAAGTTCCAGCGGCTGGACGTGCCGACGAACTCCGGCGCGCCCTCCATCGACATTCCGCTCTGGGTGCTGGACAGCGCGGGGCGCTACCGCCAGCAGTCGGGAACGATGAAGTTCATCTACGGCTACGTCATCGCCGCCACCAGCACCCGCCGCAACGGGTGGATGGCCTACGACGCGCTCGAGGTCAGCTCCGGCTGCCCCTGAGCCCGTCAGGGGCACGGCGACGCACGGGAGGCTCGCGCCCTCAGCGAGCCTTCGCCTTGGCGAGCGAGTGGACGACGAACTTGGAGTCGACGTACTCAATCGTCCCCAGCTTCTTCCCGTAGACGCTCTCCGGCTCCTCGACGCTGGCCGTGATGGTGATGACCCGGCCCTTGCGCGGCAGTTGCAGGGCCAGGACGGACCCCGCCCAATCCCTGACGGTCTTCTCCGTCAGGCCCTTCTTGCCCTTCGGGGCGATGAGGCCCGCATCCCGGTAGAGCTGGACGGCCTCCTCGAGGCCGAGCGGCAAGGCCATGTTGTCGGCCCGCAGGCCCTCCGCATCACACTTGAAGACAGCGATGTGGTCCACGGACGCGCCTGAACCCACCACCACCAGGTGGTAGCCCGTCGGGTTCTTGAACAAGGCGGCCTCGTAGGTCTCGAAGAACTCGGAGCTCTCCAGGGTCGCATAGCCATTCGGCACGTCGCGAATCTTCAGGGACTCGGAGATGAACTGCGGGGTGATGGGGTCACCGGACTCCCGCCGCAGCTCCAGCACGCCCCCTTCCTTGTAGCGCTCGAACACGTGGCGGAGCGCGGTCTCGATGTTGGTGGTGGCGCAGTTGGCATTGCTCGCGGGAGCAGCCGAGGCCAGGGCCAGGATGAGCGAGGCTTTCAAGAGAATCACGGGGGCTCCTTGCATCGGAGGGGCGGACGACGCACGCACTCTACGCGAAGAAAGCCTCTCTCCCGCCAGCGAGGGGGGCGCCCTGCCTCCGCGGTCCCGGAGGGACCTGGGCCGGGTGCGGTAGAATCGCCCCCAAGGAGAGCCCATGGACTGGTCCGCGGCGCAGTACACCCGATTCGAAGAGGAGCGCAACCGCCCCATCCGCGACCTGCTCGCGCGAATTCCCACGGCGAACGTGGAGCGCGCGGCGGACATCGGCTGCGGCCCCGGCAACTCCACGGAGCTGCTTCGCGCCCGCTTCCCCCAGGCCGCCATCACGGGCATGGACAGCTCCACGGACATGATCGCGGCGGCGCGCAAGCGCCTGCCGGACGTCCGGTTCGACGTCGGCGATATCGCCACCTGGCCAGACCCCGGCCCCTACGACGTCATCCTGGCCAACGCGGTGCTTCAATGGGTCCCAGACCACTCCACCCTGCTGCCAGCGCTCCTCGGCAAGCTGGCGGCGGGAGGAAGCCTCGCCGTGCAGATGCCCGACAACCTGGAGGAGCCAGCGCACCGGCTGATGCGGGAGACCGCCAGCGCGGGCCCCTGGGCGGACAGGCTTTCCAATGCCTCGGCCGCGCGAACGGCGCGGCTGGGCGCCGACAGGTATTTCCAGACGTTGCGCGAGGCCGGCGCCACGGTGGACGTCTGGCGCACGACCTACTTCCACCCGCTGGAGGGAGGCGCCGCCGCGGTGGTGGAGTGGTTCAAGGGCTCCGGGCTCCGGCCCTTCCTCGAACCGCTCGACGCCGAGGAGAAGACGGCCTTCCTCGCCCGCTACCAGACCGAGGTCGCCCGGGCCCACCCCGCCCTGCCTGACGGCACCGTGCTGTTGCCCTTCCCCCGGCTCTTCTTCATCGCGACGCGCTAGCAGGCCGCGCCCCAAAGGCTGACACGTCAGGCCAAGCCCCCTGACATGTCAGCCCAAAGCCAGACGTGTCAGGGATGGAGCGAGCGCCGCTCAAGCTCGCGGACTTCCTCAATCCCTGTCCTCCCCCGAAAGGCACCTGAATTGCAGGACTCCCAACCAATACCGGAGGAGCGCTGCAATGGGGACGAGCTACAAGATCCACCCGGCGGTCGGGGTGGCCCGTGTCGGGGACAGCGACGACTACTACCTGGGGCCCGAGACGGCGAAGGGCCTGCCGCAGGAGCGAACGGGCGGGAACGTGACCCGCTTCCGGGACGCCCAGGGCGGCATCCGCCGGCAGGCGGCCCGGTTCCAGATCCACACCTTCGACCCCAGCAACCCCACCGCGCCGGGCAAGCGGGTCCAGCCGGGCGTGGATGGCGTGGTGGACATCGAGTGGACGGTCCACGTCGCGAACAAGAAGGCGGCCTGGTACGAATTCCAGCAGCAGCAGGGCGCGGACGGCACCTACGACGCCGCGCACCCGCTGCGCAATCCACGCACGAAGGATGAGGCCGGGCGCAAGGCGCTCATCATCGACCCCGGGCCGCGCACCGTGGCGTGCCGGGGCAGCAACCAGCACCCGCTGCACGCGGACTTCGCCCCGAGCGATCCCCAGGGCAAGGGCTATCCCCAGACCTTCCCCGCGCCGGGCCTCCTCCCGGACAACAACGACATCACCACGCTGGGGAGCGCCATCGCGGACGACCAGGGCTACCTCTACACGCTGGGAGGCCACGGCCGCTCCGGCAC
This window encodes:
- a CDS encoding putative immunity protein; this encodes MKPDTADHRALARWAADCAEHVLPLFERTFPEDHRPRRAIEAARAWERGELVMGEARAAAFAAHAAARDASAHAAACAAARAAGHAAATAHVASHAPHAATYAATAAALGLSEAHGAAEATTRERAWQRQQLPEHLQSVALPIRGNP
- the tam gene encoding trans-aconitate 2-methyltransferase, with product MDWSAAQYTRFEEERNRPIRDLLARIPTANVERAADIGCGPGNSTELLRARFPQAAITGMDSSTDMIAAARKRLPDVRFDVGDIATWPDPGPYDVILANAVLQWVPDHSTLLPALLGKLAAGGSLAVQMPDNLEEPAHRLMRETASAGPWADRLSNASAARTARLGADRYFQTLREAGATVDVWRTTYFHPLEGGAAAVVEWFKGSGLRPFLEPLDAEEKTAFLARYQTEVARAHPALPDGTVLLPFPRLFFIATR